The Longimicrobiaceae bacterium genome segment CCCGGCCGCCGCCACGCGCTTCTGGCGCGCGCTGTCGCACGCGGACCGGGTGCTCCAGCGCTTCCGCGCGGAGTTCATCGGCAAGAGCAGCCCCGTGCACTTCTTCTGGGGCAGCTTCGACCTGGCGGTCACGCGCTTCTCCGGCCGGCGCGCCCCGCAGCACCCCGGCGGCATCCCCAACCTGGGCGACTGGGTGGCGCGCGAGGCGTACTCGCACGAGGTGAGCAGCGTGGGCTGGTGGCCGGGCGGGCCGGGAATGCCCGAGCCCGTCTTCTACGCCTATGCCTACCCCGAGCCGCCGGGCTACGCGGAGGTCCGCGTCCGTCCCGCCGAAGCCCGCTACGACGCCACCCTCCGCGAGTTCGTCTACCCGTACGAGGCCGCGCGCCGCTCGCCCGATCCCGACGCCGCCGTGCTCGACTTCTGCCGCAGCACGTACGACGCCTCCGCCGACCTCTCCAAGTGGGACCGCGCCTCGCTCGACCGCGGCGGCGCGAACGCCGGCCCGCTGCCCTGACGCCTCCCGGCTTCGGGCGAGGTGGCGGCGCTCGATGGATCGGAGGCCGGTACGAAGCGGTGGATTCTCATCGCCCGCAATGACTTTGGGCGTTCGGTGGATGCGTGGCGGGTGGCCACGCGCGGCGCTGACAGGGCGCGGGACCAACGATGAAGGTGCGTACCGGCACTTGCGCTGGTCCGCGGTTTGAACAGATGTTTTGCTCCCGCATCTCGTATCAGACACCCGCTGGAGCACCGCCGCATGCCCGGACACTTGCAGGACGAGATCCGCATCTCCAAGCCGATGTCCCCGGCGCTGGAGACGCTGCTGAACGTGAACCGCACCGCCCGGTTCCTCACCGCGTGGACCGAGAAGGTGCTGGAGCCGGTGGAGCTTCGCATCGACGAGTACAACGTGATGCGCATCCTGCGCGGCGCCGGCGCCCAGGGCCATGCCCGGCACGACATCGAGGAGCGGATGGTCCACGAGCCCGACCGGCTGCTCGCCATCCTTCACCGCCTGCGCACCCGCGGGCTCATCGAAGGCACCATCCGCCACGCGATCACCGCGCAGGGCCTGGCGACCCTCGCCTCCATCGACGCAGACCTGGACCGCGCCATCGAGGAGCGCATCGGCTGGATCGACGCCGCCAGCCTCCGCACCACCATCTCCGTCCTCGAACGCATTCGCTCCGGCCCCGAGGGCGAGGCGGAGTGAGTTGTGTGTGACTTCCCGCGCCGAGACGAACGAGGAAACCATGGATGAAAACTCGTCATCCGACCCGCTGCGGGACAGCATCGAGACCGACACTCCGCACGATCCGGAGCCGGTGCCGCTGAACGAACGGCAGATGCAGGAGCTTCGTCGCCGCTCCGAGGCTTACCGCCGGAACCCCGCCTCCGCCGTCCCGCTCGACGACGTGCTCGAACGCATCGAACGCTCTCCGGGGTGAACCTCTCCCGCTCCGCCGGGGTGCGGATGCGCCTCCGGCTCCCGGCGGCAGGCCACGGAGGTGCCCGTCGTGCCGTCGTTGCCGCGGGTTCACCCGCCAGGCGCCGCCGCCGGGCAACCTCCGGCAAGCGCGACAACGATCTCGGGTGAACAGAAACGGGCGGGCAGCCTCCTCGGAAGCTGCCCGCCCGTCGTTCATCTACCGACCTGGATCCGCACTACTCGCTCATCGCAGCCAGCCCCATACGCTGATTTGGTGCGGATCGACCGAGGCACCGCTCGCCCGTCACATCGTCCGGATCGAGCAGGGTGGCCGTCTCGTGCCAGGCAGCAATGACCCGAGCCTCGATCAGCAGATGGCGCCTACTGCCGTGCACTCGGGGTAGCGGCAGCTTTCGCCGTCGCCGCAGGTGTAGGCGCCGGCGCAGGTGTAGTAGGCGTAGCACGTGGCGGTGCCACACCCGGCGCTCGCGCAGTACTGGCTGTCGCAGCCGCCATGCGCGCCGCCGCAGCCGGTGTCCACGCCGCAGCTCTGGCACTCGTCGGTAAACGGACCGGACTCGTGCGCGTGCACCGTTCCGACGTCCTGCCTCGTCACGGCCGGCGCGAACGTCTCGACCACCAGATCGTCCACGGCGAGCTTCAGCTTCTTCATCGTTCGTCCTCCGGGAGGGATGGATAAAGATGGTGCGGAGGCGAACGCTCC includes the following:
- a CDS encoding DUF5996 family protein: MSEQLLREPEEAGEWPALPLAEWQDTRDTLHMWTQVVGKIRLAQAPAVNHWWHTPLYVTSRGLTTSPVPYGGRSFQIDFDFIDHALRIHGSHGAIRTVALRPRSVADFYGEVMAKLGECGFHVRIWTRPVEVENAIPFERDEQHASYDPAAATRFWRALSHADRVLQRFRAEFIGKSSPVHFFWGSFDLAVTRFSGRRAPQHPGGIPNLGDWVAREAYSHEVSSVGWWPGGPGMPEPVFYAYAYPEPPGYAEVRVRPAEARYDATLREFVYPYEAARRSPDPDAAVLDFCRSTYDASADLSKWDRASLDRGGANAGPLP
- a CDS encoding addiction module protein — translated: MTSRAETNEETMDENSSSDPLRDSIETDTPHDPEPVPLNERQMQELRRRSEAYRRNPASAVPLDDVLERIERSPG